ACTAATTAACAATGCCGGCATCTTTGGGGGCTATCCACAAGGAGCCCTCAATACCACTATCGACCAATTTAAAACTACTTACGATTCAAATGTATTTGGTGTTGTAAGAGTTACACAGGCATTTATTGATTTATTAAAAATATCATCTGAACCGCGCATTGTAAATGTAAGTTCAAGTCAAGGCTCTATTACCTTGCATAGCGACCCTGCCTACAAATATTACGATTACAAAGCTGCTGCTTACCTTTCTTCAAAATCAGCAATGAATATGTACACAGTAGTATTGGCTTACGAACTGAAAAATACCAACTTTAAAAGTAAATGCTGTTTGCCCCGGATACTCGAATACTGATTTTAACGGACATCGTGGCACTGGAACCGTTGAAGATGCCGGCAAACGAATTATAAAATATGCTTTAATTGATAAAAATGGCCCGACAGGGAAATTTTTTAGTGAAGAAAATAATCCTGCAACGGGAGAAATTGCTTGGTAATAAATTACAAGTAACTGCGCTTCTGCCTAATAACTTTTCGATTCGTAAAATGTTAATATAGAAAAGCCGAGTCGAAATTAAAACCACTCATTACTCATTTCTCATCCTTCATCCAATGAGTTGTTCGCTGTGCTCACATGAGTGATGAGTAATGAGTGGTGGCTGCAAAACTGGATACAATTTCTTTTTATTTACATTTTTCGATGCATGAAAATTTTGAACCGTGTAAGCAGAGTCGAATCTAAAACCACTCATTCCTCATTACTCATCACTCATTCAATGAGTTGTTCGCTGCGCTCACATGAGTAATGAGTGATGAGTGGTTACGCCAATACAGAAAATAAATCCAACTCTTTTACGAAAAATTAGCAAACGCCATCATGTGAGGGTGCATCCGCCCATACATGATGGCGTTTGCAGGAATGTTTGGATAAATTAAATTTTTGTGCGTATTTATTACTAAAAAGTCAGATCGAACAAAATCCACCGATTACACATTTTAATTGTCGTTGCCTGTTTTTCTTTGAATTATTCAAAATTTATGTAAATTTGACTTAAGTAAATGCAGATGCAATTTTAAAATTGTTGAGATATTTATACGCTGGACAAATGTTGGATGCAGGAGTAGGTTTGCGCTATAATGCAAATCGTTATGCAGATGTCCAGCCCTAATTGAAAATGTTGTAATGTTATCGAAAATTCGCCCAAACAAATAAATAAAGTTGACATGAAAATCCCGACTTTAATATTATTATTTAACATATTATCCAGCCTGTTGTCGGCACAATCACATGTGATTGCTATTAAAACTGGTTTCAGCTGGACAAACATTTCAAGCAGTTTGCATGAATATGAATTTCAAAATAATTACATCGCGGGAATCTCTTATGATTACAAGGTAAACAAAAATCTTTCTTTGGGGTGCGAATTCCTTTACGAAGAGCGAGGTGGAAATTTAATATTTACATTTAATCATTCAAATGGAAATCCTCAAGAGCAATATACAATTCCATATGAATTTAATTACCTTTCATTACCTATTAAGTTAAGTTATACAATTGGAAATGTTTTTTTTGGTTTCTGCAGTATTGGTGTTTGTCCAGCTATGCTTAGAAATTCAATTGTGACATACCCAGATGGATACCTTGATCATTTTGTAGATCCAATGGCAACAATTCCTCCAACATATTCAAAATTCGATTTCGCAGGTTTTTCCGAAATTGGTTGCGGATACAAATTGTCAGACCGGTTTTCAATTGATATATCAGGTCGATTTCAACAAAGTACCACACTGCTTATAGAAAATCTAGATGGTAATAATTATGGAGTGACAATCGGACTCGGGCTGAAATATTACTTTTAAATTAATATATTTAATTTGTTAGAATAAAACTTTAAATTATGTAAAGAAACAAAATCGGTCGACAACGCTCATCAAAAAGCCAAAAACATTGTAAAAATTTCGATTGATATTAAAATAACAAATTAAAATACAAACAAAAAATATGGAAATAATTTTTAAACACTTTTGGGTCCTATTTATTGTTGTGATTTTTGTCAACGCTTTCATTATGCGGAAACGTGCTGATTCATATATTGAAATTAACCCTGACCTTAAATTGGGTTATGACAAACTATTTAAAAATTTTTTGATTTTTGCAAATATCCCATGGCTGATAATGGGTATTGGTGATCTGACAGGTTTTACAAATGGGGTTTTTGAGTTTTTGATGCCACGACAATTAAATCCAATTGTGCTTATTTTTCATGCTAGTTTAATTACGCTTTGGGGCCTTGGAAGTTATTGGATTTACCTAAAAGCCGGCGCTGAATTTTTGGCAAAACACCCCGGTTTTTTAAATACCGGTGAACCAAGTAAAACAGATCAGGTTAATAAAAACAAGGTAAAATTTATGTGGACACTCATAGTGTTTGGCGGCATTATTGGCGAAATACTGATGTGGAACATGAACGGTACAACAACACGAATTTAAATATGGAATACAATCACCTCGTTTACGACTTTGCCGGTAGGCTTCCCAGATTGGGTTTTATGTTGATACCCTTGCTATTTGTTGCAGTGGGGATAGGCATTTTCATCTATAATAAAAAATTTGTGGACAATAGCGCTACATCAACCTTTGGCATTAATAAACGTGCATCCGGAATGGTATTCGGTACCATATTCGCTGCATTTGCAGTATTAATTTCTATTTTTTTAATTCCCTCTATGGTTGGTGAATACTTCGAAACAAGAAACATTTACAACAATAAGCAATATCAAACAGTAGCAGGAATGGTGGAGAATTATCACCCAATGCCTTCTGGAGGACACGATTCGGAAAAATTTACAGTCAGCGGTGTTGAATTTGAATTTTCAGATTTTGATGTCAGTGACTATGGCTATAATAATGCAGCCTCGCATGGCGGTGTAATCAGACAAGGATTAAATGTTAGAATAGCGTATTTCAACAATGGCTACAAAATGTAATCCTTAAATTAGAGACGGAATGAAGCTTTGAGCATATCAAAGTTGCCAAATTAAAACCTATAAAAATTCTCGAAAATGGACCTTTTATTCATAATGAATGTAAATAGATTCCCCGAGATTATATGTATAATTTCTATAATAATGCTTCTTATTTATAAAAAAGGAGAATAAAAATTAAAAAGAATTTTAGTGGTTGGCTTTTTATTTGGATTTGTTGTACTCTAATTCCACATCAGGTTTTTGGTAACTGGAATGCAATCAAAAAATTTGAAGATAAGGGAATCAGTAAAATTGAATTAAGACCATCCACTCCAGGCTGGGAAGTAAACTTAACTGATTCAGTGTTTATTATTCATGACAAAAATCAGATAAATACAATTTGTAATTTCCTGCATAACTGTGATCTTTATTTTGCTCAACATTCAAATAGAGTTTGGGAAGCTAATATGATTCTTATTGCAAATGATGGGGACACTTTATTGGTGGAAATAAACAAGCTTGAAAATAATTGTATGGTTGTTAATGTGCCTCGAGCGGAATTGAGAAATGATGACCTTGATAATTATTTGGAAACTGTGACTAATTATAATAAACCTCAAATTGGGGACAAATAATTCTTAAATACGAAGTAATCAATACTTTAGGTGACAAATATCCAATAAAATTGCGTGAACAGATCAATATTCCCCTGTAAAATTTCTTTTTTAAAAAATTTGTATTTTTATTATAAATTCTTTAAAAAATTCAATAAAGTTCTATGAATCTAAGTGCCCTTATTAATATGAAAAGATGTTCGCTGATATTATTATGTTATTTATTGATTTTAGGAAGTTGCAAACAACCAACAAAATCGGTCGAGAAGGCTCATCAAGCTAGTCAAACTATTGCGAATAATACGATAGATACTATTGGAACAGCCGATAGGTATTTCAATTATCAGCATACCATCATTCAAACAGATTTTTATGATACAGTATTTTCAAAGTTTTCTGACGAAATGGTGGAAGATTGTTTTACCTTTTACATGCCAAGCGGAAATATCAACGATACAAAAAGTACAATAAGAATAACAACAAAATCTGGTGAAATGATTTATGAAAAAACTTTTACAACGAGTGATATTGTAAACGGATATTCAACTTATAACATTTCTAATGATATAGAAATGGAGGAGTATGTTTTGTGGGAGGCTAGAGCAGTATTGGATAAAACTTCGTTTGTTGATATTGCCAATGATGAAGGAAATAATATTATTAATTCCACGCCTCTGGAAGACATACAAGACTACGCAACTTTTGTTGAATGCCGCGATGATAACAGGTTTTTGTTCGTTTTTGGATTTCATGAGGAGGACATTACTATTATTGGATACTCAAAGAAAAAAAAATAAAGTAGTTGATTTGATTTATTGTTGTTAAGGATGGCACTTGAAATATTCGAATACAAGCCAATATAATAAAATAGGCAAAGTTAAACTAACAATAAATGCGAACTGAAAGTAATGCGTTTCTGATGGACTTAAGCGCTGTCGTTAACATTCCTTTTCCCAAAAACTTTGTATTTTTATTATGGATTTTAGCGCGACTTTTAGGCCTTCCCAAAACTGAACCCCCATACGTGAAATTGTACCCGACATGTAAAAACACATAAAATTTAATACGCTCATGCCAACACTTGATTATGAAACTTGCAAATGTGGTAGCCGGCCACCGGTAGTGCTTCAATCGCACTTTACTAATAACCCCATTTCTTGCGCTGACTGCAATTTGGAAGTGGATTTAAACCAATTAAATTTATCAGAAGACCTCGTTGAAAGGATAGCTCAATGGAACAGTTTTTACAACAGCTTTTATATTATTTGGCTCGA
The genomic region above belongs to Bacteroidota bacterium and contains:
- a CDS encoding outer membrane beta-barrel protein, with product MKIPTLILLFNILSSLLSAQSHVIAIKTGFSWTNISSSLHEYEFQNNYIAGISYDYKVNKNLSLGCEFLYEERGGNLIFTFNHSNGNPQEQYTIPYEFNYLSLPIKLSYTIGNVFFGFCSIGVCPAMLRNSIVTYPDGYLDHFVDPMATIPPTYSKFDFAGFSEIGCGYKLSDRFSIDISGRFQQSTTLLIENLDGNNYGVTIGLGLKYYF